One genomic segment of Flagellimonas marinaquae includes these proteins:
- the ribH gene encoding 6,7-dimethyl-8-ribityllumazine synthase, whose amino-acid sequence MATENKNLSVYDKNKIPNAKELRFGIVVSEWNDEITEALYKGAEEALLDCGALSENVIRWNVPGSFELTFGCKKMIQTEKVDAIVAIGSVIRGETSHFDFVCSATAQGIKDLNVTYDVPVIFCVLTDDNIEQSRARSGGKHGNKGTEAAIAAIQMSVLGK is encoded by the coding sequence ATGGCCACAGAGAACAAAAACTTGTCCGTTTACGATAAAAATAAAATCCCAAACGCGAAAGAACTTCGGTTTGGGATTGTTGTTTCTGAATGGAACGATGAAATTACCGAAGCCCTGTACAAAGGGGCGGAAGAGGCTCTTTTGGATTGCGGTGCGCTTTCGGAAAATGTTATCCGTTGGAACGTACCCGGAAGTTTTGAGCTCACGTTCGGGTGCAAAAAAATGATCCAAACGGAAAAAGTGGATGCTATAGTTGCCATAGGTAGTGTTATCCGGGGAGAAACCAGTCATTTCGACTTTGTTTGCAGTGCTACCGCCCAAGGGATCAAAGACTTGAACGTAACCTACGATGTTCCTGTGATTTTCTGCGTATTGACGGACGATAACATAGAGCAGTCCAGAGCTCGAAGTGGAGGAAAGCATGGGAACAAAGGGACCGAAGCTGCCATTGCCGCTATTCAGATGTCTGTTTTGGGCAAATAA
- a CDS encoding riboflavin synthase subunit beta has product MRNPLKLRKNKSFDYTPRYYKGEGNPFKIEHRLDKFRTTAHSNKGLKNKFTSAMDDLQNEGDKNLKLRFWVIVAVLVLVFLFIIDFDLSIFLNP; this is encoded by the coding sequence ATGCGAAACCCTTTAAAACTTAGAAAAAACAAAAGCTTCGATTATACCCCTAGATATTACAAAGGGGAGGGGAATCCTTTTAAAATTGAGCACAGGTTGGATAAATTCCGGACTACGGCGCATTCCAACAAGGGTCTCAAGAATAAGTTTACCTCCGCAATGGACGATTTACAGAACGAAGGCGATAAGAATTTAAAGCTTCGATTTTGGGTCATTGTGGCCGTATTGGTGTTAGTGTTCCTGTTTATTATCGATTTTGACCTATCAATATTCCTAAACCCATAA